In Callithrix jacchus isolate 240 chromosome 18, calJac240_pri, whole genome shotgun sequence, one DNA window encodes the following:
- the LOC128928052 gene encoding tumor necrosis factor alpha-induced protein 8-like protein 2 isoform X1, with protein MNRRLSRDFPGTSKARLASSTAVTDHTPRSPGPMESFSSKSLALQAEKKLLSKMAGRSVAHLFIDETSSEVLDELYRVSKEYTHSRPQAQRVIKDLIKVAVKVAVLHRNGSFGPSELALATRFRQKLRQGAMTALSFGEVDFTFEAAVLAGLLIECRDVLLELVEHHLTPKSHGRIRHVFDHFSDPGLLTALYGPDFTQHLGKICDGLRKMLDEGKL; from the exons ATGAACCGGAGGTTGAGCAGAGA CTTTCCGGGAACATCCAAGGCAAGACTGGCATCCAGCACAGCAG TGACTGACCACACACCCCGCTCTCCAGGACCCATGGAGTCCTTCAGCTCAAAGAGTCTGGCACTGCAAGCAGAGAAGAAGCTACTGAGTAAGATGGCGGGTCGGTCTGTGGCTCATCTGTTCATAGACGAGACAAGCAGTGAGGTGCTAGATGAGCTGTACCGTGTGTCCAAGGAGTACACGCACAGCCGGCCCCAGGCCCAGCGCGTTATCAAGGACCTGATCAAGGTGGCTGTCAAGGTGGCTGTGCTGCACCGCAATGGCTCCTTTGGCCCCAGTGAGCTGGCCCTGGCTACGCGCTTCCGCCAGAAGCTGCGGCAGGGTGCCATGACGGCCCTTAGCTTTGGCGAGGTGGACTTCACCTTCGAGGCTGCTGTGCTGGCTGGCCTGCTGATCGAGTGCCGGGACGTACTGCTGGAGTTAGTGGAGCACCACCTCACACCCAAGTCACACGGCCGCATACGCCACGTGTTCGATCACTTCTCTGACCCCGGCCTGCTCACGGCCCTGTATGGGCCTGACTTCACCCAGCACCTTGGCAAGATCTGTGATGGGCTGAGGAAGATGCTAGATGAGGGGAAGCTCTGA
- the LOC128928052 gene encoding tumor necrosis factor alpha-induced protein 8-like protein 2 isoform X2, translated as MESFSSKSLALQAEKKLLSKMAGRSVAHLFIDETSSEVLDELYRVSKEYTHSRPQAQRVIKDLIKVAVKVAVLHRNGSFGPSELALATRFRQKLRQGAMTALSFGEVDFTFEAAVLAGLLIECRDVLLELVEHHLTPKSHGRIRHVFDHFSDPGLLTALYGPDFTQHLGKICDGLRKMLDEGKL; from the coding sequence ATGGAGTCCTTCAGCTCAAAGAGTCTGGCACTGCAAGCAGAGAAGAAGCTACTGAGTAAGATGGCGGGTCGGTCTGTGGCTCATCTGTTCATAGACGAGACAAGCAGTGAGGTGCTAGATGAGCTGTACCGTGTGTCCAAGGAGTACACGCACAGCCGGCCCCAGGCCCAGCGCGTTATCAAGGACCTGATCAAGGTGGCTGTCAAGGTGGCTGTGCTGCACCGCAATGGCTCCTTTGGCCCCAGTGAGCTGGCCCTGGCTACGCGCTTCCGCCAGAAGCTGCGGCAGGGTGCCATGACGGCCCTTAGCTTTGGCGAGGTGGACTTCACCTTCGAGGCTGCTGTGCTGGCTGGCCTGCTGATCGAGTGCCGGGACGTACTGCTGGAGTTAGTGGAGCACCACCTCACACCCAAGTCACACGGCCGCATACGCCACGTGTTCGATCACTTCTCTGACCCCGGCCTGCTCACGGCCCTGTATGGGCCTGACTTCACCCAGCACCTTGGCAAGATCTGTGATGGGCTGAGGAAGATGCTAGATGAGGGGAAGCTCTGA
- the LYSMD1 gene encoding lysM and putative peptidoglycan-binding domain-containing protein 1, whose translation MASPSRQPPPGGSGLLQGSRARSYGSLVQSACSPVRERRLEHHLEPGDTLAGLALKYGVTMEQIKRANRLYTNDSIFLKKTLYIPILTEPRDLFNGLDSEEEKDGEEEVHASNEVWPHSTERTKEETGAARANGDVLPTAGREAPTPIHDLSASDFLKKLDSQISLSKKAAAQKLKKGQSGVPGEDAGPHLSSPRMQQRAVLGPVPLTRTSRTRTLRDQEDEIFKL comes from the exons ATGGCTTCCCCGTCTAGACAGCCCCCCCCAGGGGGGTCAGGACTTCTTCAAGGGAGCCGGGCTCGTTCATATGGAAGCCTCGTGCAATCGGCCTGCTCCCCAGTGAGGGAGAGACGCCTGGAGCATCACTTGGAGCCTGGAGACACCCTGGCTGGACTAGCACTCAAATATGGGGTGACG atggaacaGATTAAACGTGCAAACCGCCTTTATACTAACGACTCCATCTTCCTGAAGAAAACCCTCTACATCCCCATCCTGACAGAGCCCAGAGACCTGTTCAATGGTTTGGATTCTGAGGAGGAGAAAGACGGAGAGGAAGAAGTACACGCAAGTAACGAAGTGTGGCCACACTCAACTGAGAGGACGAAAGAAGAGACAGGAGCAGCACGTGCCAATGGCGACGTCCTCCCCACAGCTGGCCGGGAAGCCCCCACACCCATCCATGACCTCTCTGCCTCTGATTTCCTTAAGAAGCTTGATTCACAGATCAGCCTGTCCAAGAAGGCTGCTGCCCAGAAACTGAAGAAAGGGCAAAGTGG GGTACCCGGGGAGGATGCAGGTCCCCACCTGAGCTCCCCTCGGATGCAGCAACGAGCAGTCCTAGGTCCCGTGCCGCTGACCCGTACCTCTCGGACCCGGACGCTACGGGACCAGGAGGATGAAATCTTCAAACTCTGA